A stretch of Falco rusticolus isolate bFalRus1 chromosome 2, bFalRus1.pri, whole genome shotgun sequence DNA encodes these proteins:
- the IL17D gene encoding interleukin-17D — protein sequence MQRGRVRAALAALLCATLLPLRAEAVKAPKRPARTRTCGERPEELLEQLYGRLAAGMLSAFHHTLQPEPPGRQHNTSCPAGGRPAGDKRFRLPVNLRSASPWAYRISYDPTRYPKYIPEAYCLCKGCLMGIFGEENFHFRSTPVYMPTVILRRTSSCAGGRYVYTEDYVTIPVGCTCVPEQEKEAESVNSSIDKQEMKLLVSQNKPSSE from the exons ATGCAGCGAGGCAGG GTGCGGGCGGCGCTGGCGGCGCTGCTGTGCGCGACGCTGCTCCCGCTCCGCGCGGAGGCCGTCAAGGCGCCCAAGCGGCCGGCGCGGACCCGGACCTGCGGCGAGCGGCccgaggagctgctggagcagctgtaCGGGCGGCTGGCGGCGGGCATGCTCAGCGCCTTCCACCACACCCTGCAGCCGGAGCCGCCGGGCCGCCAGCACAACACCagctgccccgccgggggccggCCGGCCGGCGACAAGAGGTTCCGGCTCCCCGTCAACCTGCGCAGCGCCTCGCCGTGGGCCTACAG AATTTCGTATGATCCCACAAGATACCCTAAATACATTCCTGAAGCATACTGTCTGTGCAAAGGCTGCCTCATGGGGATCTTTGGTGAGGAGAATTTTCACTTCCGCAGCACCCCTGTGTACATGCCAACAGTCATCCTCCGTCGCACGTCGTCATGTGCCGGGGGCCGTTACGTCTACACAGAAGATTACGTCACTATCCCAGTGGGCTGCACTTGTGTACCTGAGCAAGAAAAAGAGGCTGAAAGTGTAAATTCCAGCATAGATAAGCAAGAAATGAAGTTGCTGGTAAGCCAGAACAAGCCATCATCAGAATGA
- the EEF1AKMT1 gene encoding EEF1A lysine methyltransferase 1 has protein sequence MDDDDDDIPQLSSHTLAALQEFCLEQQQREGMKTSQGFNQYSIGSIEEDWQLSQFWYSDETASCLANEVVVAAGKGGRIACISAPSVYQKLKEQDGKDFSVCILEYDRRFSVYGEEFIFYDYNHPLNLPENLLPHSFDIVIADPPYLSEECLQKTSETIKYLTKGKILLCTGAIMEEQAAKYLGVKICKFIPEHSRNLANEFRCYVNYASGLD, from the exons atggatgatgatgatgatgacatTCCCCAGCTTTCATCCCATACGTTGGCTGCCCTCCAGGAGTTCTGTttggaacagcagcagagagagggcATGAAGACCTCCCAAGGGTTTAATCAATATTCCATTGGCTCGATAGAAGAAGACTGG CAACTGAGCCAGTTTTGGTACAGCGATGAAACTGCATCTTGCCTGGCTAATGAAGTGGTTGTGGCAGCTGGAAAAGGTGGCAG GATAGCATGCATTAGTGCACCAAGTGTGTACcagaaactgaaagaacagGACGGTAAAGATTTCTCGGTGTGTATACTGGAGTATGACAGAAGGTTTTCTGTATATGGAGAAGAATTTATCTTCTATGATTACAACCACCCCTTGAACTTACCTGAAAATCTCCTGCCACACAGTTTTGACATTGTAATAGCAGATCCACCTTATCTATCTGAGGAATGTCTTCAAAAAACATCAGAGACCATCAAATACttaacaaaaggaaagattCTGCTTTGTACAG GTGCAATCATGGAGGAACAGGCAGCCAAATATCTTGGTGTGAAGATATGCAAGTTTATTCCAGAACACTCGCGAAATTTAGCCAATGAATTTCGATGTTACGTGAACTATGCATCTGGATTGGACTGA